The window CAGGTTCGTTCTGCGACGTCGTATGTGATCTCGGCCACGCCCGAGGAGTCCTCATGGGTGACGACCTCGACCTGGGCGGCGATGACTCCGGCGATGCCGGCGAGTCCCTGGACGAAGGTGACCCCGGGATTGCGCCTGGAGATTTCGTCGCGGAGGTACTGCTTGGTGTCGGCGGGCACCATGCCGCCGAAGACGAGGACGTCGAGATCGCTGACGTCGTAGTGGTCGAGTACCTGGCCGAACTGGTTGGTCGCGTCCGCGAGATAGCCCTTGGCGCGCAGCATGTCGGCGGCAGCCATGAGGACGCCGGGACTGCGCCCGACGATGAGGACGCGAGCGGTTCCGTGGGTGGGCACAGCCTTCATCGTGGGATCTCCATGGTGGGTCGTGGACCAGACGCGAGCTGTGGCTGGTCGGCTTCCGCGGCCGAGCGCGCGGGGAGCGGGCGCGGTCGACCTGTGCCCTCCTATGTTGGCGTTACCAATGTTGGCTCATCCAACATACATAGTGTTGGCCTCGCCAACAACTGATAACCTGAGGCCATGCTCGCGCATCACGACGCGGCCGGTCGCGCGCCAGATCGGGTCGCGGGGCGCCCAACCTGGCTCATCAGTCGCGCCTTCTCGCGTTCCTCGGCACTGCTGGCGGCCGGCTTCGACGCCCATGGTGACGGGCTGCGCGGATATCACTACAGACTGCTTGCGGCACTTGAGCAATGGGGGCCTGCGAGCCAGGCCGATCTAGGCCGGGACACGGGCATCGACCGAAGCGATGTCACGGCCGCTCTCACCGAGCTCGAGTCACGGAATCTCGTCGAGAGGAGGTCTGACCCCGACCACAAGCGTCGAAAGATCGTCACGCTCACCCCTCAGGGTGCCGAAGCTCTCCTCCGGCTCGACGCGGTTCTTGACGGGATCCAGGAGGAGGTGCTCGCTCCCCTGACCGCGGCGCAGCAGCGCCAGTTCGTCGATCTCGTGTCACGGCTCGGGTAGCCACAAGGGACCGAAGCGCGGCGCCTTCCGCGCGACGACCGATACCAGATCCGAACTCCGAACTCCGACCAGTTCGGATCCCGGTACACATCTTTCATTTCGTTCAACTTACTTCCTGTAACAGTACCCCGACTTGGCTCATAGTTCAGCTCTTCGCAATGTGGATCGCCTGGGCATGCTCGGGTGCGGCTCACATGCACGGGGATGGAGGTAAGTGCCTTGCGCGCTGGTGGGATGGTGAGGACTGGAGCGCCATCACCTACGCAAGTGGTACGTGGTAGCAATGTCCGACAGGGGAGGTGCGACGCACGTTGTGGTTGTCGTTCCAACGGGAATGAGGTATCCGGCCCTGTCGCGCGTGGGGCGCCTTCGGCTGCGTTAGCAGGGTTTTTGATATGGGATGCCTGGGGCGTGGATATCCCACGTTGCGGGTGGGAGTGGGCCAGCGATCCGGCTCGACCAGCACCAGCGGCGCGAAACAGACCGACCCTGACGACCGGCGGCGGACAGTCGTGTCGCTGCCGTCGAACCCGAAGCTGGACGAGGTCCGCGCGCGTGTCTTCGGCCCGCTCGGCGTCGACATGGGGCGGTGACCACGACCTACTCGCAGGAGCAACTGCTCGCGATCGCCGACTCCTTCACCGCACCACGGACGTCCTGGTCGCCAGCGCCGCCCGTGTCGGCGCGATGTGACTCGCGCCCCTCAGCCCTGCCGCGATTTCCCACACGGCCGCCGTCGGTGCCGTGTACAGACGACCGACCCCGTTTCTTCCGGCTCGAGACGGAAATGCGCCCCCGCGTCGATCCTGATCGGTCCAAGGCGACGACACGCCGCATACCGCACCAGTC of the Pseudofrankia saprophytica genome contains:
- a CDS encoding MarR family winged helix-turn-helix transcriptional regulator is translated as MLAHHDAAGRAPDRVAGRPTWLISRAFSRSSALLAAGFDAHGDGLRGYHYRLLAALEQWGPASQADLGRDTGIDRSDVTAALTELESRNLVERRSDPDHKRRKIVTLTPQGAEALLRLDAVLDGIQEEVLAPLTAAQQRQFVDLVSRLG